The Solanum lycopersicum chromosome 6, SLM_r2.1 genome has a window encoding:
- the LOC109120452 gene encoding uncharacterized mitochondrial protein AtMg00810-like, with protein sequence MKDLGELKYFLRIEFSRNADGILMNQRKYALGLVSELGLVGCKPESTPLEFNHKLTSTMFDKCTGMNAKDKVLDDYGKYQRLIARLLYLTITRPDIAFVVQVLNQYMHSPKTSHMEAALRVVRYIKGTSRLGLFMSSNNMSELVAYCDSDWGTYIESRKLVTGYIVKLGSALVSWKAKKQNTVSRSSAEVEFRIMATIVAEIIWMKGLFNELGVEVKLPVQLFSDNKVAIQIEAHPIFHERKKYFDIDCHFVREKIMDELIQTQHIGTKEQQADILTKGLCKPQHELLIDKFGMKNIFFNSQLVVEC encoded by the coding sequence ATGAAGGATCTTggagaattaaaatattttcttagaatTGAGTTTTCCAGAAATGCAGATGGTATTCTTATGAATCAGAGAAAATATGCACTTGGACTTGTATCTGAACTTGGACTTGTAGGGTGTAAACCTGAATCCACTCCCTTAGAGTTCAATCACAAGTTGACATCCACTATGTTTGATAAATGCACAGGAATGAATGCAAAAGATAAAGTTCTTGATGATTATGGAAAATATCAAAGATTGATAGCTAGGCTATTGTACTTGACTATaactaggcctgatattgccTTTGTAGTTCAAGTACTTAATCAATATATGCACTCACCAAAAACCTCTCATATGGAAGCAGCACTTAGAGTGGTGAGATACATAAAAGGTACATCACGTCTTGGTTTGTTCATGTCAAGCAACAATATGTCTGAGCTTGTAGCTTACTGTGACTCAGACTGGGGAACATATATAGAATCCAGGAAGTTAGTGACTGGCTACATAGTCAAGTTGGGAAGTGCTTTAGTGTCTTGGAAAGCAAAGAAACAAAATACAGTTTCAAGAAGTTCTGCAGAAGTAGAGTTCAGAATTATGGCTACCATAGTAGCTGAGATAATTTGGATGAAAGGGTTGTTCAATGAATTGGGAGTAGAAGTTAAGCTGCCTGTTCAACTGTTTAGTGATAATAAAGTTGCTATTCAAATAGAAGCACATCCTATCTTTCATGAACGGAAAAAATACTTTGATATAGACTGTCATTTTGTAAGGGAAAAGATCATGGATGAACTCATTCAAACTCAACACATAGGAACTAAGGAGCAACAAGCAGACATACTTACTAAAGGACTGTGCAAGCCTCAACATGAATTGCTAATTGACAAGTttggaatgaaaaatatatttttcaattctcAGCTTGTGGTGGAGTGTTGA
- the LOC101245172 gene encoding uncharacterized protein has product MACWSPESATKAYLKAIKMGKSAKEPDVSEFISALVAGNNAQLMVVACAGAADSTTLALVAAAQQTGGRVVCILREFDKLNPSIEFLQHNAMHVEFVIGDAKTLLVNDYRRADCVAIDCNINNFEPIFKTARRIGGSTAIVLGYNALQMGSWRCASFNAHLLPIGESGLLMTRMTRKGSDLGVSEKKSRWIVKVDQCTGEEHVFRVRSPHGKSLEA; this is encoded by the exons atggcATGCTGGTCACCTGAAAGTGCAACCAAAGCCTATCTCAAAGCAATAAAAATG gGAAAGAGTGCTAAAGAGCCAGATGTATCAGAATTCATCTCAGCACTTGTTGCTGGAAACAATGCACAACTGATGGTCGTGGCGTGTGCTGGTGCAGCCGATTCCACCACACTAGCCCTTGTGGCTGCAGCTCAGCAAACTGGTGGTAGAGTCGTTTGCATTCTCCGTGAATTCGATAAATTAAATCCATCAATTGAATTTCTACAACATAACGCTATGCACGTTGAATTTGTAATTGGAGATGCCAAAACTCTACTAGTTAACGATTACAGAAGAGCAGATTGTGTAGCAATTGATTGCAACATTAACAACTTTGAACCTATTTTTAAAACAGCACGAAGAATTGGGGGAAGTACTGCCATTGTTTTAGGGTACAACGCGTTGCAAATGGGATCGTGGAGATGTGCAAGCTTTAATGCGCATTTGTTACCCATAGGAGAGAGTGGTTTGTTGATGACTAGAATGACACGAAAAGGCAGTGATTTGGGCGTTTCGGAGAAAAAGAGTCGTTGGATCGTTAAAGTGGATCAATGTACAGGGGAAGAACATGTATTCAGGGTCAGATCTCCACATGGAAAATCACTTGAGGCATAG